A region of Vigna radiata var. radiata cultivar VC1973A chromosome 6, Vradiata_ver6, whole genome shotgun sequence DNA encodes the following proteins:
- the LOC106765044 gene encoding F-box protein At1g47056, giving the protein MGQSASSAAAVACRRERDQGNRSVNISKTRSTASVSPMVGYSYGTGEGDSENRRVEAVTDGTTDYISDLPNECLASVFQFLSSADRNRCSLVCQRWLQIEGQSRHRLSLNAEAELFSAIPSLFSRFDSVTKLALKCDRRSVSIRDDSLVLISQRCPNLTRLKLRACRELTDAGMEAFAKNCKGLKKLSCGSCTFGSKGMNAVLDNCALLEELSVKRLRGITDAAAAEPIGPGVAGSSLRTICLKELYNGQCFGTLILGAKNLKTLKLFRCSGDWDRLFQLMVDRMTKMVEVHLERLQISDIGLQAIANYSNLEILHLVKTPECSDIGLIAIADRCKLLRKLHIDGWKANRIGDDGLIGVAKGCPNLLELVLIGVNPTKVSLEMLASNCQNLERLALCGSDSVGDPEISCIAAKCVALKKLCIKSCPVSDQGMEALANGCPNLVKVKVKKCKGVTPEGGDWLRRTRGSVAVNLDTGEAELQEASASDGGAQENGLEFPQMPAQIAAAASSTSGSTARSSSFKSRLGLLSGRSIVANTLRRWSGGSTSARHG; this is encoded by the coding sequence ATGGGCCAATCGGCGTCCTCCGCCGCAGCCGTTGCTTGTCGTCGCGAGAGGGACCAAGGCAACCGCTCTGTCAACATCTCTAAGACCAGATCCACAGCTTCGGTTTCGCCGATGGTTGGTTATTCCTATGGCACCGGCGAAGGCGACAGCGAAAACCGCCGTGTTGAGGCGGTAACCGATGGAACCACCGACTACATATCTGATCTCCCGAACGAGTGTCTGGCTTCGGTGTTTCAGTTTCTTAGCTCTGCTGATCGGAACCGCTGTTCGCTCGTTTGCCAGCGGTGGCTCCAGATCGAAGGACAGAGCCGCCACCGTCTCTCTCTGAACGCCGAAGCAGAGCTGTTTTCGGCGATTCCGTCGCTCTTTTCTCGGTTCGACTCGGTCACGAAGCTTGCGCTGAAGTGCGACCGTAGATCCGTGAGCATACGCGACGACTCGCTCGTGCTGATCTCGCAGCGGTGCCCTAACCTCACGCGCCTTAAGCTACGCGCGTGCCGGGAGCTAACCGACGCTGGAATGGAAGCGTTTGCAAAAAACTGTAAGGGATTGAAGAAGCTTTCGTGCGGATCGTGCACGTTCGGATCCAAAGGAATGAACGCGGTGCTCGACAACTGTGCCTTGCTGGAGGAGCTCTCCGTGAAGCGCCTCCGCGGAATCACCGACGCGGCAGCGGCGGAACCGATTGGACCTGGTGTCGCGGGGTCGTCGCTGAGGACCATTTGCCTGAAGGAGCTCTACAACGGACAGTGTTTTGGAACGCTTATTCTCGGCGCGAAGAATCTAAAGACCTTGAAGCTTTTCCGGTGCTCTGGCGATTGGGACCGGCTTTTTCAATTAATGGTTGATAGAATGACTAAAATGGTTGAGGTTCACCTCGAGAGGCTTCAGATTAGCGACATTGGACTGCAAGCGATTGCGAATTACTCGAATTTGGAGATTTTGCATCTTGTTAAGACCCCTGAATGTTCTGATATTGGACTTATTGCAATTGCAGATAGGTGCAAGCTTTTGCGGAAGCTTCACATTGATGGATGGAAGGCGAATCGAATTGGCGATGATGGGTTGATAGGTGTTGCTAAAGGTTGCCCTAATTTGCTTGAATTAGTGCTAATTGGGGTTAACCCTACTAAGGTAAGTTTGGAAATGTTGGCATCTAATTGCCAGAATCTTGAGCGGTTGGCTTTGTGTGGAAGTGATTCGGTCGGTGATCCTGAAATTTCTTGCATTGCTGCTAAGTGTGTGGCTTTGAAGAAACTGTGTATTAAGAGTTGTCCTGTTTCGGATCAAGGGATGGAGGCATTGGCGAATGGGTGTCCCAATTTGGTGAAAGTGAAGGTTAAGAAGTGTAAGGGGGTTACCCCTGAGGGTGGGGATTGGTTGAGGAGGACTAGAGGGTCAGTTGCTGTTAACTTAGATACTGGTGAGGCAGAACTTCAGGAAGCTAGTGCTAGTGATGGAGGGGCACAAGAAAATGGTTTAGAGTTCCCTCAAATGCCTGCCCAAATCGCTGCGGCAGCATCATCAACATCGGGCAGCACCGCCCGATCTAGTTCGTTCAAGTCGAGGTTAGGACTTTTATCTGGGAGGAGTATAGTGGCTAACACTTTGAGGAGATGGTCAGGTGGTAGCACTAGTGCACGCCATGGTTAG
- the LOC106765362 gene encoding LOW QUALITY PROTEIN: mannose-P-dolichol utilization defect 1 protein homolog 2-like (The sequence of the model RefSeq protein was modified relative to this genomic sequence to represent the inferred CDS: deleted 1 base in 1 codon) translates to MEYLGIDLSCAVGSLRHGHFPEKDCLLPLISKLLGYAIVAASTTVKLPQIMKILKHKSVRGLSMISFELEVIGYTIALAYCLHKGLSFSAYGELLFLLIQAIILVAVIYYYSRPLSTITCIRALLYSAIAPTIFAGQIDPLLFEALYASQHAIFLFARIPQIWQNFSNKSTGELSFLTSFMNFAGSMVRVFTTIQENAPNSVLLAMQLESQQILPS, encoded by the exons ATGGAATATCTAGGGATTGATCTTAGCTGCGCCGTGGGATCTCTCCGCCACGGCCACTTTCCGGAGAAGGATTGTTTGCTCCCTCTCATTTCCAAACTTCTCGGTTACGCCATCGTCGCTGCCTCCACAACCGTCAAACTGCCCCAG ATTATGAAAATTCTGAAGCATAAGAGTGTGAGGGGCCTTAGCATGATCTCCTTTGAGCTCGAAGTTATTGGATACACCATTGCTTTGGCTTACTGTCTCCACAAAGGTCTTTCATTCTCGGCGTACGGAGAGTTGCTGTTTCTTTTGATCCAAG CTATAATATTGGTTGCTGTGATCTACTATTACTCTCGACCTTTGAGTACAATAACATGCATCCGGGCGTTGCT ATATTCTGCTATAGCACCCACTATCTTTGCTGGTCAAATTGATCCTTTACTCTTTGAAGCTCTGTAT GCATCCCAGCAtgcaatttttctctttgcCAGGATCCCACAAATATGGCAAAACTTTTCT AATAAAAGTACTGGGGAACTCAGCTTCTTAACTTCTTTTATGAATTTTGCTGGTTCAATGG TTAGAGTATTCACAACTATCCAAGAAAATGCACCAAACAGTG TTCTCTTG GCTATGCAATTGGAGTCGCAACAAATTTTACCATCCTAA